The Desulfovibrio subterraneus genome has a window encoding:
- the flgA gene encoding flagellar basal body P-ring formation chaperone FlgA gives MMRTLGHTIHLTALTALMAVVLAFAATAVHAQVDADWRIHIRDAAVVAGDRVKLGEIADPVGKISPRNWDKLAAMQLWSSPPKPGQPMTISRHRLRKELSKYIGAAADLAVYPSSIAIQQGGSVIRQDELNTLVVSSLTRYTATISGETSVRDIQLPAFVFLRDRMNRLEMEPPTSMEPGQFTIRLREVTATGDLVRRITGGAMLDQWATVPCAAIPLNRFDNITPESVTFVRKNLAYVNGDIWNGKGGPWRMLRSIGTGSVIYQSDLEMTPMLLKGSRVELIYMGKTLRLSVPVEAMTDGKPGDLIPVRNLQSKKEVYATVRDANTVIIQR, from the coding sequence ATGATGAGAACACTCGGGCACACCATACACCTTACGGCACTGACCGCGCTCATGGCGGTCGTGCTGGCGTTTGCCGCAACCGCGGTGCACGCGCAGGTGGATGCCGACTGGCGTATTCACATCCGCGATGCCGCTGTGGTGGCGGGCGATCGCGTGAAGCTGGGCGAAATTGCCGATCCTGTCGGCAAAATATCTCCCCGCAACTGGGATAAACTGGCCGCGATGCAGCTGTGGTCCTCCCCTCCCAAGCCGGGGCAGCCCATGACCATCAGCAGGCACCGCCTGCGCAAGGAACTTTCCAAGTACATCGGCGCGGCTGCAGACCTTGCGGTCTACCCGTCTTCCATCGCCATCCAGCAGGGCGGCTCGGTCATCCGGCAGGATGAACTGAACACCCTCGTCGTCAGTTCATTGACACGCTACACGGCAACCATAAGCGGTGAAACCAGCGTGCGCGACATTCAGCTGCCCGCGTTCGTCTTTCTGCGCGACCGCATGAACAGGCTGGAAATGGAACCGCCAACGTCCATGGAGCCGGGCCAGTTCACCATACGCCTGCGCGAAGTCACCGCCACGGGCGATCTGGTCCGCCGTATCACGGGCGGCGCCATGCTCGACCAGTGGGCCACGGTACCCTGCGCCGCGATTCCCCTGAACAGGTTCGACAACATCACGCCTGAATCCGTCACCTTTGTCCGCAAGAATCTCGCATATGTAAACGGCGACATATGGAACGGCAAAGGCGGCCCATGGCGCATGCTGCGTTCCATAGGTACGGGCTCGGTCATCTACCAGAGCGATCTGGAGATGACCCCCATGCTGCTCAAGGGCAGCCGGGTCGAGCTGATCTACATGGGCAAGACCCTGCGGCTGAGCGTTCCCGTTGAGGCCATGACAGATGGCAAACCGGGCGACCTCATCCCGGTCCGCAATTTGCAAAGCAAGAAAGAAGTATACGCCACCGTCCGCGATGCGAATACGGTGATCATCCAGAGATAA
- the flgF gene encoding flagellar basal-body rod protein FlgF, producing MQDSMYSALFGALTNEHRLNSITNNLANVNTTGYKKDQLAFKDTFIMFAHDQIMEPVATVRSKKLFPEPIHIAKPRLAVSQTDFSQGSMKMTGDSLDVALHGEGFFKVQTPDGDYVTRNGHFRQTADGLLVTEQGWPVLGNGGQITIPPNAKVSINEAGQIFNGDELIDQLQVVTYEDLNVLEKRGRNLFQPRPGQQPAELPPQGTTVAQGFLEAANVEVVTEMVNMIEAQRQFEAYTKVMQSTDSLDKEAIQRVSKARA from the coding sequence ATGCAAGACAGTATGTACAGCGCCCTGTTCGGAGCGCTCACAAACGAGCACCGTCTCAACAGTATTACCAATAATCTCGCCAACGTGAACACCACTGGATACAAGAAGGACCAACTCGCCTTCAAGGACACCTTCATCATGTTCGCTCATGACCAGATCATGGAGCCTGTGGCAACGGTGCGGTCAAAAAAGCTGTTTCCGGAGCCTATCCACATTGCCAAGCCCCGCCTTGCCGTCTCTCAGACGGACTTCTCGCAGGGCAGCATGAAAATGACCGGAGACTCGCTGGACGTGGCCCTGCATGGGGAGGGGTTCTTCAAAGTACAGACACCCGACGGGGACTACGTGACCCGCAACGGACATTTCCGTCAAACTGCTGACGGTTTGCTTGTAACGGAGCAGGGCTGGCCCGTGCTCGGCAACGGCGGGCAGATCACCATTCCGCCCAACGCAAAAGTTTCCATCAATGAGGCAGGGCAGATCTTCAACGGCGACGAGCTCATCGACCAATTGCAGGTCGTCACCTACGAAGATCTCAACGTGCTCGAAAAACGGGGAAGAAACCTGTTCCAGCCCCGTCCCGGCCAGCAGCCTGCGGAACTCCCTCCGCAGGGAACCACAGTGGCACAGGGCTTTCTTGAAGCCGCCAACGTGGAGGTCGTAACGGAAATGGTGAACATGATTGAAGCTCAGCGCCAGTTCGAGGCGTACACCAAGGTAATGCAAAGCACCGACTCGCTGGACAAGGAAGCCATCCAGCGCGTTTCCAAGGCACGGGCATAA
- the flgG gene encoding flagellar basal-body rod protein FlgG, with the protein MMRSLWTAASGMVAQQLNIDVISNNLANVNTVGFKKSRAEFEDLMYQTLKIAGSVSGDNNRIPTGIQVGMGVRPTTVHKFFSQGDYQNTSNPLDLAIEGEGFFQVDVNGESMYTRAGAFKLNADGTVVTANGYVLQPQFTVPAETKNIAVSETGYIAALDSNGAELASANIPLYTFVNNAGLDARGRNLYTPTEASGAATEGVPGTDNVGTISQGFLEMSNVEIVDEMVNMIVGQRAYEMNSKAIQTSDSMLQMAVQLKRG; encoded by the coding sequence ATGATGCGCTCTCTCTGGACAGCAGCCTCGGGCATGGTCGCCCAACAGCTGAATATCGATGTCATATCGAACAACCTTGCCAACGTGAACACGGTGGGCTTCAAGAAAAGCCGCGCCGAGTTCGAAGACCTGATGTATCAGACCCTGAAGATCGCAGGGTCGGTATCGGGCGACAACAACCGCATTCCCACCGGCATTCAGGTGGGTATGGGTGTGCGCCCCACCACCGTGCACAAGTTCTTCTCGCAGGGTGATTATCAGAACACCAGCAACCCGCTCGACCTTGCCATTGAAGGCGAAGGATTCTTTCAGGTGGATGTGAACGGCGAGTCCATGTACACCCGCGCGGGCGCATTCAAGCTCAACGCCGACGGCACCGTTGTAACGGCCAACGGCTACGTGCTGCAGCCCCAGTTCACCGTGCCTGCGGAAACCAAGAACATCGCCGTTTCCGAAACCGGCTACATTGCCGCGCTGGACAGCAACGGCGCTGAACTGGCCTCTGCCAACATCCCGCTCTACACCTTTGTCAACAATGCCGGTCTCGATGCCCGCGGCCGCAACCTCTATACCCCCACAGAGGCCTCCGGTGCAGCAACCGAAGGCGTGCCCGGCACTGATAACGTGGGCACCATCTCCCAGGGCTTCCTTGAAATGTCCAACGTGGAAATCGTGGATGAAATGGTCAACATGATCGTGGGTCAACGCGCCTACGAAATGAACTCCAAGGCCATTCAGACATCTGACTCCATGCTGCAGATGGCAGTGCAGCTCAAGCGCGGCTAG
- a CDS encoding flagellar basal body L-ring protein FlgH, with amino-acid sequence MLASQLAGCQAAKEKPAPIPPVMPAPVSMTPEEKAANPGSLFDDAEANYLFSDNRARRVGDIVLVNIVETTTAKNKAETSTEKESAINLGVSNFFGTPGQMTMGPVTIPGAVGATPMVKASSTSSFDGKGETKRENTFTSTIACRVIKVLPGGLLEVEGARETRVNEETQYIVISGLVRTADVEADNSVKSTQLANARIAYYGEGAVADKQKPGWFVRLMDNVWPF; translated from the coding sequence ATGCTGGCAAGCCAGCTTGCAGGCTGCCAGGCTGCCAAGGAAAAACCGGCCCCCATTCCCCCCGTCATGCCGGCACCCGTGTCCATGACGCCGGAGGAAAAAGCCGCGAATCCCGGCTCCCTTTTTGACGATGCCGAAGCCAACTACCTGTTTTCCGACAACCGCGCCCGCCGCGTAGGCGATATCGTGCTGGTCAACATCGTGGAAACCACCACTGCCAAGAACAAGGCGGAGACATCCACCGAAAAGGAATCTGCCATCAATCTCGGCGTGAGCAACTTCTTCGGCACCCCCGGGCAGATGACCATGGGTCCCGTGACTATTCCCGGCGCCGTGGGCGCCACTCCCATGGTCAAGGCTTCTTCCACCTCGTCGTTCGACGGCAAGGGCGAAACCAAGCGCGAAAACACCTTCACGTCCACCATCGCCTGCCGCGTCATCAAGGTGCTGCCCGGCGGCCTGCTGGAAGTGGAAGGCGCACGTGAAACCCGTGTGAATGAAGAAACCCAGTACATCGTTATCAGCGGCCTTGTGCGCACCGCCGATGTGGAAGCCGATAACTCAGTAAAATCCACGCAGCTCGCCAATGCCCGCATCGCCTACTACGGCGAAGGTGCCGTGGCGGACAAGCAGAAGCCCGGCTGGTTCGTCCGACTCATGGACAACGTCTGGCCCTTCTAG